From Candidatus Nitrospira nitrificans, a single genomic window includes:
- a CDS encoding alanyl-tRNA editing protein, with product MRDTRMVDTIRQEELPDPDLRTFATVTAIELGERPIVRLSHTLFLPEAQCQTADRGWIGPAQVVHVARNGGDIDHYVDTADSLVVGQQYSISIDGQWRYEQAVAQYLAAKIFRDILQRTPGA from the coding sequence ATGAGGGACACCCGCATGGTTGACACTATTCGACAAGAGGAGCTTCCCGATCCTGATTTACGGACTTTTGCCACAGTCACAGCCATTGAGCTTGGAGAGCGCCCTATTGTGCGGTTATCTCACACGTTATTTCTTCCGGAGGCACAATGTCAGACGGCGGATCGAGGATGGATCGGTCCTGCGCAGGTGGTCCATGTGGCTCGGAACGGCGGCGATATCGATCACTATGTGGATACAGCCGACTCGCTGGTCGTTGGTCAACAATACTCCATTTCGATAGATGGACAATGGCGCTATGAGCAAGCTGTAGCCCAGTACCTTGCAGCGAAAATTTTTAGGGACATCCTGCAGAGAACGCCAGGAGCTTAG
- a CDS encoding outer membrane protein assembly factor BamB family protein, which yields MIQSLVRMAAAMMCGAIVQMTTPAIGAWEGFHGDAANRGFADVDTKPAAGSSLSVPGLGTFALGAGPVIATDGSVYLGTQEGKLIALHADGKPFWSRDIDAGETIVASPAIGADGRVYVIGAKLKITKIGAIKKTQIGSTLYAFNATGALLTRTPFPMKGLRAPTTAPPNIVSVGGREIILAPAIYRNRNISGVEMRLIGFSPDGGVVIDRLVAGQPGTATGGATAKGKGISASDALCLIPPGGFVYCAICGFGQCDYNPPREAEAPPPMPGVGVFTFAGGGAPHVVVSDQRHIIKGFTATSAAGLTETFRLRDDGRSFVSAPMVLPDGHTLVSTGGGEIVFSGPNASKLAPVASPGIVYGPATLTVNGFAVVVGTSGLAALNNGQVVSQASLPSSYTSAAASRTHVFVSTIDAFVTLDADAQLELQRFDWVGGGKSPPAIGPDGRVYAIASDILFIFPPPLKVSNPLQHAPGAVLQKEPGGQ from the coding sequence ATGATCCAATCGCTCGTCCGAATGGCGGCTGCCATGATGTGTGGGGCGATCGTGCAGATGACGACTCCGGCGATCGGCGCCTGGGAAGGTTTCCATGGCGACGCTGCCAATCGGGGGTTCGCCGATGTGGATACGAAGCCGGCTGCCGGGAGCTCCCTCAGCGTTCCGGGTCTCGGCACGTTCGCACTGGGCGCTGGTCCTGTCATCGCCACCGATGGAAGCGTCTATCTCGGCACGCAGGAAGGGAAGCTTATCGCTCTACATGCGGACGGCAAACCGTTCTGGAGCCGGGACATCGACGCCGGCGAGACCATTGTTGCCTCACCGGCCATCGGAGCAGACGGCAGAGTTTATGTGATCGGCGCCAAGTTGAAGATTACCAAAATAGGAGCTATCAAGAAAACTCAAATCGGATCGACGTTATATGCGTTCAACGCCACCGGCGCCTTGCTGACACGGACGCCCTTCCCCATGAAGGGGCTTCGCGCCCCCACTACCGCGCCGCCCAACATCGTCAGTGTCGGCGGTCGAGAGATCATTCTCGCGCCCGCGATCTATAGGAATCGCAACATAAGCGGCGTGGAGATGCGGCTTATCGGATTCTCTCCCGATGGGGGCGTCGTAATCGATCGGTTGGTGGCAGGACAGCCGGGGACTGCAACCGGCGGGGCGACGGCCAAAGGCAAGGGAATCAGCGCATCCGATGCTCTTTGCCTTATTCCTCCTGGAGGCTTCGTCTATTGCGCGATTTGCGGATTCGGCCAATGTGACTACAATCCGCCTCGGGAGGCGGAGGCCCCCCCACCCATGCCCGGCGTCGGTGTCTTCACGTTCGCCGGCGGCGGCGCACCGCATGTCGTTGTCAGCGACCAGCGTCACATCATTAAAGGATTCACCGCCACCTCCGCGGCCGGTCTGACAGAGACGTTTCGGCTACGCGATGACGGGCGATCGTTCGTTTCCGCGCCGATGGTCTTGCCTGACGGCCACACGCTTGTCAGCACCGGCGGGGGAGAAATAGTCTTCTCCGGACCGAACGCGAGCAAGCTTGCGCCAGTCGCGAGTCCGGGCATAGTGTATGGACCGGCGACACTCACGGTGAACGGCTTCGCCGTTGTCGTCGGCACGTCCGGGCTTGCGGCCTTGAACAACGGCCAAGTGGTGTCGCAAGCGTCGCTCCCATCGTCTTATACCTCGGCTGCGGCGTCCCGCACCCATGTCTTCGTCTCGACGATCGACGCGTTCGTTACTCTAGACGCGGACGCGCAGTTGGAGTTGCAGAGGTTTGACTGGGTCGGGGGCGGGAAATCGCCGCCTGCGATCGGACCAGACGGCCGCGTCTACGCGATCGCCTCGGACATCCTGTTCATCTTTCCGCCGCCGCTTAAGGTCTCTAATCCGCTCCAGCACGCGCCTGGTGCTGTCCTGCAAAAAGAGCCAGGCGGACAATAA
- a CDS encoding transposase gives MRRRSASFASCWEAHQLGEQLFVRIREHLVKQGLQVSRGPIMEVATDVQSFIQTKAYRHRPLSEAERARNRTKSKVRAKVEHVFLVIKRIVGWAKVRYRGLAKNTH, from the coding sequence ATGAGACGACGATCTGCAAGTTTCGCCAGTTGCTGGGAAGCCCACCAGCTGGGCGAACAACTCTTTGTGCGAATCCGAGAGCATTTGGTCAAGCAAGGCTTGCAGGTGAGCCGAGGACCCATCATGGAGGTCGCCACCGATGTCCAGAGCTTTATCCAGACGAAAGCCTATCGCCATCGGCCCTTGAGCGAGGCCGAGCGTGCCCGCAATCGCACGAAGTCGAAGGTCCGCGCCAAAGTCGAGCATGTGTTCTTGGTGATCAAGCGGATCGTTGGATGGGCCAAAGTCCGGTACCGTGGGTTGGCGAAGAATACCCACTGA